GCGTGCCCCGCGCCGTCCTGCCCGCCTCCCAGCTCGTACGCCTGCTGGTGCCGGAGTACCTGGTCGAGGACCCGGCGCTCGCCGCCGTGGTCGACGAGGCGCACGCCGACCGGCTCTGCGAGGAGCTGACCGGGGTGCGGGTGGGCGAGTGCCTGCCCAAGGACGCGCCCCGGCCGCCGGTCGCCGACGCCGAGGACACCGCGGTGGAGGTCGCCGCCCTGATGGCCCGCACCCGCAGTCCGCTGGTCGCCGTCGTGGAGCGGCCCCCCGACGGCCGAGCAGCCGCCGGGGGGCGGCTGCTCGGCGTGGTCACCGCCTCGAACCTGCTGCACCGACTCCTGGGGGCCTCGTGAACGACTGGCACGCCTGGGCGGCCCTGGCGGTCTTCGCCGCCGCCTACGTCCTGATCATCACCGAATGGGTCCACCGCGTCGCCGCCGCCCTCGGCGGCGCCGCCGCGATGCTCGCCCTCCGCGCCACCGACGACGAAGCCGCC
Above is a genomic segment from Kitasatospora cineracea containing:
- a CDS encoding CBS domain-containing protein — translated: MRARDLAEPFPTVGLDDQALDAARLLAEHRLPGVLVVDGPGVPRAVLPASQLVRLLVPEYLVEDPALAAVVDEAHADRLCEELTGVRVGECLPKDAPRPPVADAEDTAVEVAALMARTRSPLVAVVERPPDGRAAAGGRLLGVVTASNLLHRLLGAS